In a genomic window of Sphingomonas koreensis:
- a CDS encoding tryptophan 7-halogenase, with product MSGPVERVAVYGGGVAAPMAALAVARAYGRLGTQVTWVDTGEAPPPHAALVAVPDLAAFHRLLGITDAALIETASATLNMGQQFAGWSGGDDAFLHAYGDAGTPFASLPLVQHWTRARQAGLRVALEDFCLAAAAAKQGRAGEARDPATRQAVKHGWHLDAAGYTELLRAACKGAAVTIVQGGGAQPHAADGRVDRIVLADGAAVTADLFVDADGALTRSLDPHGAEEGNGLCDRILCGSAARLDPLPLYSRVAAHEAGWVTLIPLSDRLAVEIAYDSRQMPDDAARMVMERAAGRAVETGGSEAFSATLRPRPWFANCVAIGRAASDAPRLDGAELLLLQLAVAQLVLLWPIDRDAMPEADIYNEELTGSYARVRDFAAQHFRLNRRHGEPFWDAARAAPVSAELAAKIDLFAARGMFAHFNYEAHVEDGWALCMTGHGVVPHSFDPQALLVEDQALMAEFQRQLRAIAAEVRSMETHAEALARIRSGGR from the coding sequence GTGAGCGGTCCGGTCGAACGGGTAGCGGTCTATGGCGGGGGCGTCGCGGCACCGATGGCGGCGCTTGCGGTCGCCCGGGCCTATGGCCGGCTGGGCACGCAGGTGACCTGGGTCGATACCGGGGAAGCGCCGCCGCCGCATGCCGCACTGGTCGCCGTGCCCGACCTTGCGGCGTTCCATCGCCTGCTCGGGATCACCGACGCGGCGTTGATCGAAACGGCATCGGCGACGCTCAACATGGGCCAGCAATTCGCCGGCTGGTCGGGCGGAGACGATGCGTTTCTCCATGCTTATGGCGATGCGGGAACCCCTTTTGCGTCGTTGCCGCTGGTCCAGCACTGGACACGCGCGCGTCAGGCCGGGTTGCGCGTCGCGCTGGAGGACTTCTGCCTTGCCGCCGCCGCCGCGAAACAGGGACGGGCGGGCGAGGCGCGCGATCCGGCAACGCGGCAGGCGGTCAAGCATGGCTGGCATCTGGATGCCGCGGGCTATACCGAACTGCTGCGTGCGGCGTGCAAGGGCGCGGCTGTGACGATCGTGCAAGGCGGGGGCGCACAGCCGCACGCTGCGGATGGCAGAGTGGACCGGATCGTGCTCGCGGACGGCGCAGCGGTGACGGCGGACCTGTTCGTCGACGCTGATGGCGCGCTGACCCGGTCGCTCGATCCGCACGGTGCGGAGGAAGGAAATGGCCTTTGCGACCGGATTCTCTGCGGTAGCGCCGCGCGGCTCGATCCGCTGCCGCTTTACAGTCGTGTCGCCGCGCATGAAGCGGGGTGGGTGACGCTGATCCCGCTGAGCGACCGGCTGGCGGTCGAAATCGCATATGACAGCCGACAGATGCCTGACGACGCGGCGCGTATGGTCATGGAGCGGGCTGCGGGCCGTGCTGTCGAAACGGGCGGGTCGGAAGCGTTCTCCGCAACGCTACGGCCGCGCCCCTGGTTCGCGAATTGCGTCGCGATCGGGCGCGCGGCGAGCGATGCGCCGCGGCTCGACGGGGCGGAACTGCTGCTGCTCCAGCTCGCCGTTGCCCAACTCGTGCTGCTCTGGCCGATCGATCGCGATGCGATGCCTGAGGCGGACATCTACAATGAGGAGCTGACAGGCTCATATGCGCGCGTGCGTGACTTTGCTGCGCAGCATTTCCGTCTCAACCGACGCCATGGCGAGCCTTTCTGGGATGCCGCGCGCGCTGCTCCGGTCTCCGCCGAGCTGGCGGCCAAGATTGACCTGTTCGCCGCGCGCGGCATGTTCGCGCATTTCAACTACGAGGCGCATGTCGAGGATGGCTGGGCCTTGTGCATGACCGGCCATGGCGTGGTTCCGCACAGCTTCGATCCGCAGGCGCTGCTGGTCGAGGATCAGGCGCTGATGGCGGAATTTCAGCGCCAGCTGCGCGCGATCGCCGCCGAGGTTCGCAGCATGGAGACGCATGCGGAGGCGCTCGCGCGGATCCGGAGCGGCGGGCGTTGA
- a CDS encoding tryptophan halogenase family protein, protein MGRPFELVIVGGGTAGWMCAAACAAKLVPTGVRVRLVESEEIGTVGVGEATLPQMKDFNDFLGLDEVEFMKATQASFKLGIEFVNWGHEGHRYIHPFGTYGRPVGEADFFSYWIRARRSGIASRLDDYCFPIVAAWQNRFMLPNGDPNDVRNAFAYAYHLDAFLYARYLRGWAEARGIERVEGRIVDVERDGGSGAIAAVTLASGEPVAGDFFIDCSGFRSLLLGSMLGVELEDWSHWLPCDSAQAVPCARSQDFTPYTRSTRRKAGWQWRIPLQHRTGNGYVYSSAHVSDDEAAATLLANLDGEALAEPRVLRFKAGKRRLAWSRNCIGMGLAGGFLEPLESTSIYLVQMAIMHMLTLLPSTEGIDPALPAEFNRVMDVEYDRIRDFLILHYIANEADAPLWAHVTAVDLPDTLQDKIDRFRHRGHVQAYRDGLFGPPSWQAVFVGQGIEPLAADRLADVLPAEALAQRLEMLASTIARGAGSAPSHADFIARYCPAPAP, encoded by the coding sequence ATGGGGCGACCGTTCGAACTGGTGATTGTCGGCGGGGGGACCGCCGGCTGGATGTGCGCAGCGGCGTGCGCGGCGAAGCTGGTGCCGACGGGGGTGCGGGTGCGGCTGGTCGAATCCGAAGAGATCGGCACCGTCGGCGTCGGCGAGGCGACGCTGCCGCAGATGAAGGACTTCAACGACTTTCTCGGGCTCGACGAGGTCGAGTTCATGAAGGCGACCCAGGCGAGCTTCAAGCTCGGCATCGAGTTCGTGAACTGGGGGCATGAAGGGCATCGCTACATCCATCCGTTCGGCACCTATGGCCGGCCGGTGGGGGAGGCGGACTTCTTCAGCTACTGGATCCGCGCGCGGCGCTCAGGCATTGCGTCGCGGCTCGACGACTATTGCTTCCCGATCGTTGCCGCCTGGCAGAACCGCTTCATGCTGCCCAATGGCGATCCGAACGACGTTCGCAATGCCTTTGCCTATGCCTATCACCTCGATGCCTTTCTCTACGCCCGTTACCTGCGCGGCTGGGCTGAGGCGCGCGGGATCGAACGCGTCGAGGGGCGGATCGTCGATGTCGAGCGCGATGGCGGAAGCGGCGCGATCGCCGCCGTGACGCTCGCCTCGGGCGAACCCGTCGCGGGGGACTTCTTCATCGACTGCTCCGGCTTCCGTTCGCTGCTGCTCGGATCGATGCTGGGTGTCGAACTGGAAGACTGGTCGCACTGGCTGCCCTGCGACAGCGCGCAGGCGGTGCCGTGCGCGCGCTCGCAGGATTTCACCCCCTATACCCGCTCCACGCGGCGCAAGGCCGGCTGGCAGTGGCGCATCCCGCTGCAGCATCGCACCGGCAACGGCTATGTCTATTCGAGCGCGCATGTCTCGGACGACGAGGCCGCCGCGACCCTGCTCGCCAATCTCGACGGCGAGGCATTGGCCGAGCCGCGCGTGTTGCGCTTCAAGGCGGGCAAGCGCCGCCTCGCCTGGTCGCGCAATTGCATCGGTATGGGGTTGGCGGGCGGATTCCTCGAGCCGCTTGAGTCGACCAGCATCTACCTCGTCCAGATGGCGATCATGCACATGCTGACGCTGCTGCCGTCGACGGAGGGGATCGATCCGGCGCTGCCCGCCGAATTCAATCGCGTGATGGATGTCGAATATGACCGGATCCGCGACTTCCTGATCCTCCACTATATCGCGAACGAGGCCGATGCGCCGCTATGGGCGCATGTCACTGCGGTCGACTTGCCCGACACGCTTCAGGACAAGATCGATCGCTTCCGCCATCGCGGTCATGTCCAGGCCTATCGGGACGGGCTGTTCGGCCCGCCGAGCTGGCAGGCGGTATTCGTCGGGCAAGGGATCGAGCCGCTCGCGGCGGACCGGCTCGCCGATGTGCTGCCGGCCGAGGCTCTCGCACAACGTCTCGAAATGCTCGCATCGACGATCGCGCGCGGTGCCGGGTCGGCACCGTCGCATGCCGACTTCATCGCCCGCTACTGCCCGGCGCCTGCGCCGTGA
- a CDS encoding TonB-dependent receptor — translation MIGSTVKAIGARRHNLFQGICVTALASAIAMPASAQDAAVQTAASEEAAAEDVVITGARRNLESAQNRKRNADTVVDSITAEDIGSFPDKSVAEALQRVPGITVNRFSGTDDTSHFSAEPSGVIIRGLNQVRSEFNGRDTFSANSSRGLSWQDISPELLGGIDTYKNQTADLIEGGIAGTVNLRTRLPFDSKGRLISLSIKNTYGDIAKKSSPEVSGIISDRWETGIGEIGLMVNGAYAHAITASQGVQFGRMGVFRNAFGELKPTDPAGTQYLKYIPSGIYLRENEYDRKRYGVSAAFQWKSNDESMLLTGQYNRSQYNNSWREYSVFSNVLDLFGRPSDSTIGPPPTPDDLAEVFPLDGTSFKFDDDGDFLSGWWSPPRAYLGDPTATIPDNAYLGLGLNSAGQPFYNRCYGWTGCAGATLRRAPSVDTQSNALRNKQVTQDFGLNFRWDVTDRLRVTVDGQYVDASVGNYNASVTTRSYADTFVDLTGKYPRLEFKPTVATNINLSPGGLVNPNNYHYYAITDHTEDSDGQEFAFRMDAEYDVDSGWLDAIKVGARYADRDQTVRWGAYNWANISNTWTNTQASYFNLDKPVYPTGNYATHSFSSDFFAGNQLTHNSFVFFNMDKLANREDLAKALGRPAIGVGDYFPVCSNAGYRAGETVKDKFGCYLPSEIHKVSERTVAAYAMAKFGGDGLTIGGVRVSGNVGVRLVWTNNATQGAATFANPFTAADRICTPGTDGDTGRPTATAGCVIGASEIAFNNGATVAGTTDVNHFHALPSFNIKFDLTDKLVSRFAYSRAMSRPDFGLLRNFLTVSRVSPNVNDFNNTRVTRDADGRPIAYDWDYTGQMGNPRLKPITADQFDLTFEYYMSSAGSLTLTGFYKKFYDYIQQGSFDLSVTNNGVTEPIRVTGPVNGEGAAIYGAEAAFQTFFDFLPAPFDGLGVQANYTYVKNDGIETVALTNETAGGIAGGGLQYSTTAVKAKALEGVSEHAFNIVGMYEKGKLSARLAYNWRSKFLVTAIDCCVALPVWQEAAGYMDASIRFRATSNIEFIVEGTNLLGTDTVLKQQVNNDGLLKDNAWFKNDRRFQIGARLTF, via the coding sequence ATGATCGGATCGACGGTCAAGGCGATTGGGGCTCGCCGCCATAATCTGTTTCAGGGGATCTGCGTCACCGCGCTCGCCAGCGCGATCGCGATGCCCGCCTCGGCGCAGGACGCCGCCGTCCAGACCGCGGCGAGCGAAGAGGCCGCGGCCGAGGACGTGGTCATCACCGGCGCCCGCCGGAACCTTGAATCGGCGCAGAACCGCAAGCGTAACGCCGATACGGTGGTCGATTCGATCACGGCTGAGGATATCGGCTCGTTCCCGGACAAGTCGGTGGCCGAAGCGCTGCAGCGCGTGCCCGGCATCACCGTCAACCGCTTTTCCGGCACCGACGATACCTCGCACTTCTCCGCCGAGCCGTCGGGCGTCATCATCCGCGGCCTCAACCAGGTTCGTTCGGAATTCAATGGCCGCGACACGTTCAGCGCCAATTCCTCGCGCGGATTGAGCTGGCAGGACATCTCGCCCGAACTGCTCGGCGGCATCGATACCTACAAGAACCAGACCGCCGACCTGATCGAGGGCGGTATCGCCGGCACGGTCAATCTGCGCACGCGTCTGCCGTTCGACAGCAAGGGGCGGCTGATCTCACTCTCGATCAAGAACACTTATGGCGACATCGCCAAGAAATCGTCGCCGGAGGTTTCGGGCATCATCTCCGATCGCTGGGAAACCGGGATCGGTGAGATCGGTTTGATGGTGAACGGCGCTTATGCCCACGCGATTACCGCGAGTCAGGGCGTGCAGTTTGGCCGCATGGGCGTCTTCCGGAATGCGTTTGGCGAACTGAAGCCGACGGACCCGGCCGGCACGCAATATCTTAAATATATCCCGAGCGGCATCTATCTTCGCGAGAATGAGTATGACCGAAAGCGCTACGGCGTATCGGCTGCATTCCAGTGGAAGTCGAACGATGAGTCGATGCTGTTGACTGGCCAGTATAACAGGTCGCAGTATAACAATAGCTGGCGTGAATATTCGGTATTCTCCAACGTACTTGATCTTTTCGGTCGGCCGTCCGATTCTACGATTGGCCCGCCGCCCACCCCGGACGATCTTGCCGAGGTCTTTCCGCTCGATGGAACATCGTTCAAGTTCGATGACGATGGTGACTTCCTGAGCGGTTGGTGGTCTCCGCCACGCGCCTATTTGGGCGATCCAACTGCAACTATCCCAGACAACGCGTATCTTGGGCTTGGTTTGAACTCCGCTGGGCAGCCGTTCTACAACCGTTGCTATGGTTGGACCGGGTGTGCCGGCGCGACGTTGCGGCGTGCGCCGTCGGTCGATACGCAGTCCAACGCGCTGCGTAACAAGCAAGTTACTCAGGACTTCGGCCTGAATTTCCGTTGGGATGTCACGGATCGGCTGCGCGTGACGGTCGACGGCCAGTATGTCGATGCCAGTGTGGGCAACTACAATGCGTCGGTAACGACGCGAAGCTATGCCGACACGTTCGTAGATCTGACCGGAAAATATCCCCGGCTGGAGTTCAAGCCGACGGTTGCCACCAATATCAACCTGTCACCCGGCGGCCTCGTCAATCCGAACAACTATCATTACTACGCGATCACCGATCACACCGAAGACAGTGATGGCCAGGAATTCGCGTTCCGCATGGACGCGGAATATGATGTGGATTCGGGCTGGCTCGATGCGATCAAGGTCGGCGCGCGTTATGCGGATCGCGATCAGACCGTGCGCTGGGGCGCGTATAACTGGGCGAATATCTCGAACACCTGGACCAATACCCAGGCGTCCTATTTCAACCTGGACAAGCCGGTCTATCCGACGGGCAACTACGCAACCCACAGTTTCAGCAGCGATTTCTTTGCCGGCAATCAGCTGACTCACAACTCGTTCGTGTTCTTCAACATGGACAAGCTGGCGAATCGCGAGGATCTGGCCAAGGCGCTGGGTCGGCCTGCGATCGGTGTCGGTGACTATTTTCCGGTCTGTTCGAACGCCGGCTATCGCGCGGGCGAAACGGTCAAGGACAAGTTCGGCTGCTATCTGCCGAGCGAGATCCATAAGGTCAGCGAACGCACGGTCGCAGCTTATGCGATGGCCAAGTTCGGCGGCGACGGTCTGACGATTGGGGGTGTCCGGGTCTCGGGCAATGTCGGCGTTCGCCTGGTCTGGACCAATAACGCAACGCAGGGTGCAGCGACCTTCGCCAACCCATTCACTGCGGCTGACCGGATCTGTACCCCGGGAACCGACGGAGATACGGGGCGGCCCACGGCAACCGCCGGCTGCGTCATCGGAGCGTCCGAGATCGCGTTCAACAATGGTGCGACAGTGGCGGGCACGACCGATGTCAACCATTTCCACGCATTGCCGAGCTTCAACATTAAGTTCGATCTGACGGATAAGCTGGTCTCGCGCTTCGCCTATTCGCGGGCGATGTCACGACCCGATTTCGGCTTGCTCCGCAACTTCCTGACGGTCAGCCGGGTTTCGCCCAATGTCAACGATTTCAATAATACGAGGGTGACGCGCGACGCCGATGGAAGGCCCATTGCCTATGACTGGGATTATACCGGTCAGATGGGCAATCCGAGGTTGAAGCCGATCACGGCGGACCAGTTCGACCTGACGTTCGAATATTATATGTCGTCGGCCGGATCGCTGACGCTGACCGGCTTCTACAAGAAGTTTTACGATTATATTCAGCAGGGGTCGTTCGATCTTTCGGTGACCAACAATGGTGTCACCGAGCCGATCCGGGTTACCGGTCCGGTCAACGGAGAAGGCGCGGCCATCTATGGCGCTGAAGCAGCATTCCAGACCTTCTTCGATTTCCTGCCCGCGCCGTTCGACGGGCTCGGGGTGCAGGCCAACTACACCTATGTGAAGAATGACGGGATCGAGACCGTTGCGCTGACCAATGAGACCGCGGGCGGCATCGCGGGCGGCGGTCTCCAGTATAGCACTACGGCGGTGAAGGCGAAGGCGCTGGAGGGTGTCTCCGAACATGCCTTCAACATCGTCGGCATGTACGAGAAGGGCAAATTGTCGGCGCGTCTCGCGTACAACTGGCGCTCGAAGTTCCTGGTTACCGCGATCGACTGCTGCGTCGCCTTGCCGGTCTGGCAGGAGGCCGCCGGCTATATGGACGCGTCGATCCGCTTCCGGGCGACCAGCAATATCGAGTTCATCGTCGAGGGTACCAACCTGCTGGGGACCGACACCGTGCTCAAGCAGCAGGTGAACAACGACGGACTGCTCAAGGACAATGCCTGGTTCAAGAATGATCGCCGCTTCCAGATCGGTGCGCGGCTGACCTTCTGA
- a CDS encoding acyltransferase family protein — translation MRLISLDVLRGLTVAGMILVNAAAGMKYGAEADVAPILLHKSWEGLTLADLVFPAFLTMVGIAIPFSLRQRAATGAPTGPILSRTGRLILLGFILSNLYWFADFGDRDWRLFGVLQRIGLVYGACALLFLFAGPRVRMALIAVLLIGYWPLALLPALDGLPNDIWQRGHNFVASVDRVLLGDHLYVKGPEGYDPEGILGTLPAIAQGLIGIAIGELLLKREGQRTRLLLAAGAAMLAAGIAWSFAFPIVKDIWSSSFVLVTAGITVLTLAVLHHVLDREGRAPGIAATAMLAFGANAIAAYTLHQVTSGVVTWDLLLLPFHATRAAIGDPIASLFPVLIYIVLIWAAMEWLRRKGWIIKI, via the coding sequence ATGCGCCTGATTTCGCTCGATGTATTGCGCGGCCTGACCGTGGCGGGGATGATCCTCGTCAACGCGGCGGCCGGGATGAAATATGGCGCCGAGGCGGATGTCGCGCCGATCCTGCTGCACAAATCCTGGGAGGGGCTGACGCTGGCGGATCTGGTGTTCCCGGCGTTCCTGACGATGGTCGGTATCGCGATCCCCTTCTCGCTGCGGCAGCGCGCGGCAACCGGTGCGCCGACCGGCCCGATCCTGAGCCGCACCGGGCGGCTGATCCTGCTCGGCTTCATCCTCTCCAACCTCTACTGGTTCGCCGATTTCGGCGACCGCGACTGGCGGCTGTTCGGCGTGCTCCAGCGAATCGGCCTGGTCTATGGCGCGTGCGCACTGCTCTTCCTGTTCGCCGGGCCGCGGGTGCGCATGGCGCTGATCGCGGTGCTGCTGATCGGATACTGGCCGCTGGCCCTGCTTCCCGCCCTTGACGGCCTGCCGAACGACATCTGGCAGCGCGGGCATAACTTCGTCGCATCGGTCGATCGCGTGCTGCTGGGCGACCACCTCTATGTGAAGGGGCCCGAAGGCTATGACCCCGAGGGCATTCTCGGCACCCTGCCCGCAATCGCACAGGGGCTGATCGGCATTGCGATCGGCGAGCTGCTGCTCAAGCGCGAGGGCCAGCGTACCCGCCTGCTCCTCGCGGCCGGCGCCGCCATGCTCGCGGCGGGTATCGCCTGGAGCTTCGCCTTCCCGATCGTCAAGGACATCTGGTCCAGCTCCTTCGTGCTGGTGACGGCCGGCATCACGGTGCTCACGCTCGCGGTGCTGCACCACGTCCTCGACCGCGAAGGGCGCGCACCCGGCATCGCCGCGACCGCGATGCTGGCCTTCGGCGCCAATGCCATCGCCGCCTACACACTGCACCAGGTCACCTCGGGCGTCGTCACCTGGGACCTGCTTCTGCTCCCCTTCCACGCCACACGCGCGGCGATCGGCGACCCCATCGCCTCGCTATTCCCGGTCCTGATCTACATCGTGCTGATCTGGGCCGCGATGGAGTGGCTGCGGCGCAAGGGCTGGATCATCAAAATCTGA
- a CDS encoding SIS domain-containing protein produces MVPNAAGASLGTLMEREAAEAGAAVSRMLAANRDAIERVAARLRASPPAVVVTCARGSSDHAATYAKYLIETLTGVPTASAALSVASLYDAPVAPGNGLCLAISQSGKSPDLLATVEHQRKAGAFVVAMVNAEDSPLAALADIVIPLKAGPERSVAATKSYICSLAAIAALVAAWAQDEALETAVADLPAQLERAFALDWSAAVTALTGASGLFVLGRGYGYGIAQEAALKFKETCALHAESFSAAEVRHGPMAIVGEAFHVLAFASSDRAGESVRETVAEFRSRGAEVLLADPAARQAGLPAIAAHPAIEPILIVQSFYKMANALALARGCDPDSPPHLNKVTETL; encoded by the coding sequence ATGGTGCCGAACGCGGCCGGAGCGAGTTTGGGAACGCTGATGGAGCGTGAGGCGGCCGAAGCCGGCGCCGCGGTTTCGCGGATGCTGGCGGCGAACCGCGACGCCATAGAACGGGTTGCGGCAAGGCTGCGCGCGTCGCCTCCGGCGGTGGTCGTGACCTGTGCGCGCGGTTCCTCTGACCATGCGGCGACCTATGCCAAATATCTCATCGAGACGCTGACCGGCGTGCCGACCGCGTCGGCGGCGCTGTCGGTCGCGTCGCTCTACGACGCGCCGGTGGCGCCCGGGAACGGACTGTGTCTTGCCATCTCGCAGTCGGGAAAGAGTCCGGACCTGCTCGCGACGGTGGAGCATCAACGCAAGGCAGGCGCCTTCGTCGTGGCGATGGTCAACGCCGAGGATTCGCCGCTCGCCGCGCTCGCCGACATCGTCATCCCGCTCAAGGCCGGCCCCGAGCGGTCGGTCGCTGCGACCAAATCCTATATCTGCTCGCTCGCGGCGATCGCCGCGCTTGTCGCCGCATGGGCGCAGGACGAAGCGCTTGAGACGGCGGTCGCCGATCTGCCTGCACAGCTCGAGCGCGCATTCGCGCTCGACTGGTCCGCGGCGGTGACAGCGCTTACCGGCGCGTCGGGCCTGTTCGTGCTGGGTCGCGGCTATGGCTATGGCATCGCGCAGGAAGCGGCGCTCAAGTTCAAGGAGACCTGCGCGCTCCACGCCGAGAGTTTCAGCGCCGCCGAAGTGCGTCACGGGCCGATGGCGATCGTCGGCGAAGCATTTCATGTCCTAGCCTTCGCCAGCAGCGACCGCGCGGGCGAGAGCGTGCGCGAAACCGTCGCCGAATTCCGCAGCCGCGGCGCCGAGGTGCTGCTTGCCGATCCCGCGGCACGCCAGGCCGGCCTTCCGGCGATCGCGGCGCATCCGGCGATCGAGCCGATCCTGATCGTCCAGAGCTTCTACAAAATGGCCAATGCGCTGGCGCTGGCCCGCGGCTGCGACCCCGATTCGCCGCCCCATCTCAACAAGGTCACCGAAACGCTATGA
- the nagA gene encoding N-acetylglucosamine-6-phosphate deacetylase, producing the protein MRIRLENGRIVTPQGVLDGTDVTVADGTIIALTPASGSGVERKIDLGGGWLLPGFIDTQVNGGGGVLFNDQADVDAIAAIGAAHARFGTTAFLPTLISDTPDQIAAALDAVDAAIEQGVPGVVGIHVEGPFINEVKRGIHEARRIRRLDADTLALFTAPRRGRVMLTLAPELCDTDDVRTLVKHGVIVSAGHTNATYDEMMAAIGAGLTGFTHLFNAMSPLHHRNPGAVGAAFDSESWCGMIVDDAHLHPAVVRLAVRAKGIERLMLVTDAMPSVGTGDTEFMLQGKRIMVRNGVCLFEDGTLAGTHLDMASALRNTVEVTGLSVPDVAVMASTTPAHFLSLDRYGALAPGKRADWVWLDKDLQPRGTWIGGEPVADAEEFARAAQ; encoded by the coding sequence ATGAGGATTCGACTGGAGAACGGCCGGATCGTCACCCCGCAGGGGGTGCTCGACGGTACGGACGTGACCGTTGCCGACGGGACGATCATTGCGCTCACGCCGGCGAGCGGCAGCGGCGTCGAGCGTAAGATCGATCTGGGCGGCGGCTGGCTGCTGCCCGGCTTCATCGATACGCAGGTGAATGGCGGCGGCGGTGTGCTGTTCAACGACCAGGCCGATGTCGATGCAATCGCGGCGATCGGCGCTGCGCATGCGCGCTTCGGCACCACCGCCTTCCTGCCGACGCTGATCAGCGACACGCCCGACCAGATCGCGGCGGCGCTCGACGCGGTCGACGCAGCGATCGAACAAGGCGTTCCGGGCGTGGTTGGCATCCATGTCGAAGGACCCTTCATCAACGAGGTGAAGCGCGGCATTCACGAGGCGCGGCGCATCCGCCGGCTCGATGCGGATACGCTGGCGCTGTTTACCGCGCCGCGCCGCGGCCGGGTGATGCTGACGCTCGCGCCCGAACTGTGCGACACCGACGATGTCCGCACCCTGGTGAAGCATGGCGTGATCGTCAGCGCCGGCCACACCAACGCGACCTATGACGAGATGATGGCGGCGATCGGCGCGGGGCTCACCGGCTTCACCCACCTGTTCAACGCCATGTCCCCGCTGCACCATCGCAACCCCGGCGCCGTCGGCGCGGCGTTCGATTCCGAGAGCTGGTGCGGGATGATCGTCGATGACGCGCATCTGCATCCGGCGGTGGTTCGCCTGGCGGTGCGTGCCAAGGGGATCGAGCGGCTGATGCTCGTCACCGATGCGATGCCCAGCGTCGGCACCGGCGACACCGAGTTCATGCTGCAGGGCAAGCGGATCATGGTGCGCAACGGCGTCTGCCTGTTCGAGGACGGCACGCTGGCCGGCACGCATCTCGACATGGCCTCCGCGCTGCGCAACACCGTCGAGGTGACCGGGCTGAGCGTGCCGGACGTGGCGGTGATGGCGAGTACGACGCCCGCGCATTTCCTGTCGCTCGACCGGTATGGCGCGCTGGCGCCGGGCAAGCGCGCCGACTGGGTGTGGCTGGACAAGGATCTCCAGCCGCGCGGAACCTGGATCGGCGGGGAACCAGTGGCTGACGCAGAAGAATTCGCCCGCGCGGCGCAATAG